The region GATTTAGTTGATTTTTTACTGCAAATAGTGTACCCGGCACACAGCCCGCACTTCCAGCGGTTGGTGTTGCACAAATCGTGCCCATCGCTGCATTCACTTCATTCGTCCCCATTGCCTTACTGACAGCATCAAGCAATAAATTTCCGGAAAGCGGTGTCTTTTCCCGCATATAGTTTTGAATTAATACTGCATCCCCACCCGTTAACCCGGTTACCGACTCCACACCTTCCAATGCCTGATCAATGGCATTTTCCATCACTTGAAGATTGTTTTCCATATTTCGAAAAATCTCGTCTCGGGAAACATTCTTCACATCCATTTCCTGACGAATCATTACTTCGGAAATTAATATATTATCTTGCTCAGCTTGTTCTACTAATTCAGCAACTGTACGAAACATGAAACCCACTCCTTTCCCTATTTAAGAATCAATTTTTGCGATTTGCAAGATGTGATCGGCATTCTCCAGTTCTTGCAATATCCAATCCTCCATATTCTGATCTACCTCAATAACCATTAAAGCTTCTTTGCCGACATCTTTCCGATTCACTTCCATATGCCCAATATTGATTTCATGTTTTGCCAGGATTCTGGTTACCGAAGCAATCGCCCCGAATCGATCATTGTGCATAATTAGAATTGCCGGGTGATTGCCGGACAGTCGCAATTCAAATCCATTTAATTCGGTTATTTCTACTTTTCCACCGCCAATTGAAATACCGACCAGTTCCAGTTTGTCTGCATCATTTCCAATTATTAATCTAGCTGTATTGGGATGGTGCGCCTTTGCATCATCTTCTATAAATTCTATCTTGATATTTTTCTCGTGGGCAATATCAAGTGCTTTACTCATCCGGGGATCGTCTGTATCAAATCCAAGTAGTCCACCGGCCAAAGCAAAATCGGTCCCGTGCCCCTTATATGTCTTGGCAAAAGATTCGTATAAATGGATTTTCGCCCATGTTGGTTCTGCACCAAACAAATTACGGGCTGCTTTGCCGATCCGGGCAGCACCTGCTGTATGTGAGCTGGATGGTCCAATCATTACCGGACCAATGATATCAAACACTGAGTTATATTTCATTGATCAACACCACCTAATTTTTTGCGTCTATGTTTCTATTGTATATTATAACAAAAAATACTATGATAATCATTGTTTAGATTATGCATAGTATCCATAGTTATCGCATCGTCTGATCTTTCCAACTATTTATTGATCATGTAAATGTATTTTAATGCTAAACAAGCTTTAATTAACCAAACTTTTTCCAGCTTTTTTTGCTCCAGTAGATTTTGTCAGGCCTGGTCGATTTAACCGAAAGATAGAAATGTCATGGTCGGTTTTCCCCGAGACAGCCAATTGTGATAAAATCTCTCCTACTACACTTGCAAATTTAAATCCATGTCCAGAGAATCCGGCCGCAATGGAAATATGAGAATGCTCCGGATGCTTATCAATGATAAAGTGACCATCCGGGGTTCTTGTATACATACAGATGACACCTTTTTTCAAAGCTCCTGATGCTTTGGGCATGAATTTATCCAAGAATTCGCGTATATGACCTTCATCTGTTTCTTTAAACCCGAATTCACGATTCATTGTGTCTGGATCAACCGCATCAACATACTCATGTCTTCCTACCTTGACACCGCATCCGCCAAACGTTGGAAAACCATAATATATCGCTCTGTTATTACCGTTTGGTACTTCAACCATAAATGTAGGGAATTCGTTCGCATGGAATAATGTTTCATTAGGCTCAAACCACGCAACAGGCTGACGAGTTGGAACAAGTGGTAAATCGAGTCCTACTTTGGAAGCCAATTTTCCACTCCAGGAGCCAGCACTGATAATTAACCTATCTGCAGTAAATGTTCCCTTCCCGGTAATTACTTTTACGGAATCATCATACACCTTAATGTCTTTTACGGGATCATTTACAGAAAACTCAGCTCCATGAAATTTCCCCAGTTCCCGGTATGCCTGGATACAGTTTTCACTAAACAAAAATCCTGAATTTGGCTCATAGAAAGCCGCGTAATCATCTGGTACATACAAGCCCGGAAAACGTTCATTTAGCTCCGCTCCAGTGAAATGCTCGACATCCAAATTATATTCTTTCCCACTGGCAATCGCCTCATCAATAAATGGGGCATTTCCTTTTACCCCAAAACCCATGGCGCCGGACTGCAGAAAAATTTTATGGTGTGTCTTTTTTTCCAATTCATCCCATAACACTTGTGATCGAAGTGCCAGGGGAACATACTCTCTCCCTTCTCCGTATGCGTGACGAATAATTCGGGTATCGCCGGCATGACTGCCCTGATCATGCGGCGGATCAAAGGAGTCGATAAGTAAAACCTTTACTCCTTGCCTGGCTAAATAATATCCTGCAGCCATTCCCATGGAACCAGCACCAACTACAATAACATCATAATGTTTCGTCATCGTTTCCACCTCGTATTTAATTTTGGACTTTAGTAAACGCTTGCATAATAACCACTGTTTCGTGTTTCACCAACATATTCTGGTTACTGTTATTTCCCAGCTAGAAAATAGTATCATAATTAAATGGTCAATATTTATTATATGGATGATCTGCCGTCTAGTATAATGATGGAAATAGATGTCTCCCATCAGCCTTACTGATTCACGAACGAAATAATCCATATGATTACTATGATAATTTGCACATTTGAGTTTAGAGAGGTATCTCTCACCTTATGTTACTTTTCGTTTCAAGCGACCTTCCATTTTTAATTTTTTTATCCTCGATAACATTATTTATGCTTTTTATAATCATTAAAGCTAATAAGAGTATCCCCACGTATCCGTTAATTACATAAACAATATTTACAAGCCTGTCAAACGAGACATATAATCCAACAAAAGTTCCTATTACTGCTAGTATTAGCGTAACATATTTAAACTTACTACTCTTTTCATTTGCAATTTTGGATGAAACTGTCCAAAGCAGCGGCACAGCTGTTGAGTAAATTGCTGCTAAAACTATCAATGAAAATATTATTGCTATACTGGGATGGATGTTTTCTGCTAAAATTAATGAGGGCACTAAAGATCCTTCGACTTGCTGAATATTTGCCATAAGTCCCAAGGATACCACTATGATAGCTGCTGAAAAACCAAGTGCTCCAAAAATTGCACCAAGAGATGCTGTTTTCTTGTTTACTGCTGTTGCTCCCATTGTAGACAAAAATGCAGCCAGCCACAGCATACAAAATCCTACATATGAACCTGCTGCGAACAGCCAATTACTTGATGCCTGCAATAAATCTAAATGAGGTATGATCTGATTTGCCAGACTTAAACCAGAAGGATTCATGATAATAGCTGATATTCCCAATAATATAGCTAAAACACATATTGTTGGCCCAATCTTACCGATTACATCAACTATTCTGTTAAGTCCAAATACCACTGTAACCCCGGCAAGTAAGGCCAATCCTATACCACCTATTGAAACCGGAAGTTCAAATTGCTGTCTTACGGTGGCTCCGGCTCCTCCAATCATTACAATAAAAGATAGATAAATAAACAATACTGAAAAGTAATCAAAAAATTTACCTATTGTCTTTCCGCAGTAATATTTGTAAATGTCATTAGGTTTCGGAAATCTGTACTTATACCCCGTTACTATAAAACTGGTTCCAACATACATGAAAAGGAGGAAAACTGCTATTGCTCCAGTAATACCCATATATCCATATGCAACAAAATACTGCATGATTTCCTGCCCTGTTGCGAAGCCCGAGCCTATCAAAATGCTATAAAAGCTCCACTAAAAGCAATAACTTGTTTAACGTTCACATTATTACTGTTCATATACGTCCATCCCACTTTCTTTTTAAGTATAATATCAGACCCTAAAAAACCCCTCTCATTTCAGCATTCATATTGGAATAAGTATGGAATGCTCCTTTTAATCATAAATAAATTGTAGTGTTCGGAAACTACCTATTGTAGCTTGTTTAATATTCAAAATTATTATAAAATGAATTTGACCGCTTGTATAATGATTAGATAAGATGTCTTGTATCACTGAAACAGAATGGGTGTAATTGGAATAATTAGGAGGGTTGTAAATGGAAATTAAAGACTTGCTTATTTTTCAAAGTGTTGCTCGTAATGGCAGTATTAGCAAAGCCGCGGAAGAGCTAAGCTACGTTCAATCACATGTAACAGCCAGAATTAAGTCATTAGAATCTCATTTGCAGGCACAATTGTTTCAGCGACATAGTCGGGGAACTACGTTGACTTCTGACGGAAAAAAACTTTTAGCATACACAGAAAAAATATTGTTCATGCTGGACAAAATGGAAGAAGCATTTCAGGAATTGGATAATCCGAAAGGTACCCTCGAAATTGGGACAGTAGAGACCGTAGTGAAACTTCCGATGATTTTATCCGCCTTTCACAAAAATTATTCCAATATTGATTTATCACTTAAAACCGGCGTCACAGAAGACCTTATTGATCAGGTTTTACGTTATAAACTTGATGGAGCTTTTGTTACTGGATTTGATATACATCCCGAGATTAAGCAAGTTGAAGTTTTCCAGGAAAAACTGGTTTTAATTTCTGTTAATGAAGAGGTCACTTTTAATGATCTAAAAAACAAACCACTTTTGGTTTTTAAATCAGGATGTAGTTACCGCAACCGATTGGAAAGTTTCCTGCGCAATGAGGGCGTAATAAACGCCAAAGCAAAGGAATTTGGAACTATGGAAACGATTTTGGGCAGTGTGATTGCTGGTCTTGGCATTAGTCTGGTTCCCCATTCGTCCGTTAGCCATTTGGAATTGATAGGCGCCATCCAATGCCATGAAATTCCAAGCAAGTATAGTCAAATTACCACCACGTTTATACACCGAGCTGATACCTATCTAACCAATGCGATGGAAAAATTCATCGAGACCATTCATGAATTTACAAATCATGTCCAACATCCAATGATTAAACCGGTTTTTAACGATCTCAATTTTGAACAACTTTTTGATCAAGGATCCCAGAAAGTTAGATAATCTACTTCAAATTATCACTTATCACAGAAACTGAATGGGGATTCTGTATAAATACAGGGTATCAATTCAGGTGATAACAATTATCAATTTTAGCTATTTTACCAAAACAGCGTTCTCACCTATGATATAAGTAGTAGCATGCTTCTTTGAAAACGAAAGCATATTTTGTAAAGGGGGACGTTATAAATATTTTTAAAACATAACCATCGAATCCAAATACAAACTATGAAGGAGGAATGTAAATGGTAACGGCCAACAGAGGTGTAGTTTATAAACAACCAGGGGTAGTTGAGGTCGAGTCAATCGATTTTCCTGAGCTCATGTTAAAGGACGGACCCGGGGTTAACCCACTTAACGTTGGAAGAAAGTGTGAGCATGGTGTCATTTTAAAGGTCATCACAACTAATATTTGCGGAAGTGACCAACATATGGTACGTGGTCGAACAACTGCCCCGTCCGGACTTATACTCGGTCATGAAATCACAGGTGAAGTCGTGGAAACAGGGCGCGATGTCGAGTTTATTAAAAAAGGCGATTTAGTTTCAGTTCCATTTAATATTGCTTGTGGACGCTGCCCGAGTTGCCGGAGACAAGATACCCATATTTGTGAAAATGTGAATCCGGATCGTCCCGGTTCCGCGTATGGATATGTTGACATGGGTGGCTGGGTAGGTGGCCAGTCTGAGTATGTCATGGTTCCATATGCCGATTTTCAACTATTAAAATTCCCTGACAAAGATCAAGCAATGGAAAAAATTCTTGATTTGACGATGCTTTCGGATATTTTTCCAACCGGTTACCATGGAGCTGTAAGTGCCGGAGTAAAACCCGGATCATCCGTATACGTTGCTGGTGCTGGTCCGGTTGGATTAGCTGCTGCACATTCTGCTCAATTATTGGGTGCTGCTGCCGTTATTGTCGGTGATATGAACGAGGAGAGACTAAAGCAAGCGGAAAGCTTTGGATGCGAAACCATCAATTTACGGGTACATGATGATATTGGAGAACAAATTGACCAAATTCTTGGTGTTCCGGAAGTAGATTGTGCCATTGATGCGGTTGGTTTTGAGGCAAGTGGGCATGGAGAAAACGCTGGCGAAGCTCCAGCAGCAGTACTAAATTCAGTAATGCAAATTACTCGTGCGGGCGGCGGACTGGGAATCCCGGGGCTTTATGTAACCGGTGACCCTGGTGCAGAAGATGCTGATGCTAAAGAAGGAACACTCAAAATCAGATTCGGATTAGGCTGGGCAAAAGCACATACTTTTGTCACCGGTCAAACGCCAGTAATGAAATATCATCGTGATTTAATGAAGTTGATCTTAAGTGATCGTGCACAAATTGCCAAGGCTGTTAACGCCACAGTCATTTCCTTGGATGAAGCTCCAGAAGGCTATAAGAAATTTGACGGAGGCATTGCAAGAAAATTCGTCATTGACCCGCATGGATCATTAAAGTAATTTTTTCGCAACATGACTAATTATTTAAAGTTGGAGGAAGATAATGATGGGTATGGTAAATTTGGATTTAGCAAAACAGCTAATTGACGGTGCTGAAAAAGAAGCACAAAAGATTGGCGTAAATATGGTTATTACTATTTTGGATGAAGGCGGAAACCTAATTGCCGTCCATCGTATGGATGATGCCTGGCTCGCAAGTATCGACATTTCCCAAAACAAAGCATGGACTTCTGTTGCTCTAAAAATGCCAACTTCAAATTTAGCAGAAGCTACCGTACCAAACGCCGAGCTATATGGAATTAATACAACTAATAACGGTAGAATTGTTGTATTTGGTGGCGGCTATCCACTTGTCCAAGATGGAAAAGTTGTTGGGGCTGTTGGTGTTAGTGGAAGTTCTGTAGAGCACGATTGTCAAGTAGCACAAGCAGCTGTCAATGTTTTTGATAGCTTAAATGTTGGTGCCGGACGATAATTAATCGAAGCTTACAAAAAGATATACAGGAAACCTATAAACAAAAATGATACCTTATTCGTTTCTCGCAAGAATTTAAAAAATTCGCCTTTCTTAAAAGGCGAATTTTTAGTTTACCGGAAACACAGTATTTATTCCACGGACAAAATATACGAATAAATCGGTTGTTTTCCATTATGCACTTCGATTTCGATGTCTTCATAAGCAGCTTCCAGATCGTTTACCAATGACGTTACCTCTTCATCGCTAACGTCTTCCCCCTGCAAAATGGTGAGAATCTCATCATCATCGGTAATCATTTCTTTTAACAAGGCTTTGACCGTCTTTGATTTGTCCTTATCGGTTGCCTTAATTTCTCCATCGGCAATTCCCATAAAGCTGCCATTCTCAATCGTTATCCCGTCAATTTTTGTATCTCGAACAGCATATGTAACCTGTCCCGATTTTACTTGTTGGCCTGCCTGTTCCATGAATTCTTTATTTGCCAATATGTCTTCACCTGGATGGAATGCTAACATAGCACCAATCCCTTGAGGAATTGTTTTTGTTGGAACCACCGCAACGTTATCTTCTGCAAGTTCAGCTGCTTGCTCTGCTGTCATCACTATGTTTTTGTTATTCGGTAAGACCAATACGTTTTTGGCATTGGCCTTCGCAATCGCATCGGTAATATCCTGAGTACTTGGGTTCATCGTTTGTCCACCTTCAATGACAACTGTCGCCCCGAGACTGGTGAATAATTCCTCAATCCCACTTCCCATTGCTACCGTTACAATTGCAAACTCCGCTTTTTTAGTTGAAGCCGGTTTCTCTTGCTTTTCCCCAACAATTGCCGTATGCTGCTCCCGCATGTTCTCAATCTTCATGTTAATCAGGCTGCCATATTTCTGACCAATCGTCAGTACATAGCCTGGATATTCGACATGCACATGGACTTTTGCGATTTCATCATCCGCGACAACAAGCAGAGAGTCCCCGTGTTCACTCAATTCATTACGGAATGTCTCCTCATTAAATGGATGTTTGTTTGTTTTTTTCTTATCAAATTTAACCATGAACTCGGTACAATATCCGTATTTAATATCCGATGTATCCATAAAATCCTGGGCCAACTTATGGTGCTGTGCATTCACCATTTCGTCCATTTCGGATTCACTCACTTCTTCTTCAGGGAGCTCTTCTCCTTTTAACGCAGCAAGAAAACCTTCATAAATAGTAACCAATCCCTGTCCGCCCGAATCGACCACTCCGACTTCCTTTAATACTGGTAAAAGCTCGGGTGTTCGTATTAATGATGCCTTAGCCTCCTTAAGAACATGTTCCATTAAAACCACAATATCTGTTGTCCGCTCAGATTCAGTCAAGGCCACTTCTGCAGCATCCTTGGCGACCGTCAAGATGGTTCCTTCTACAGGCTTCATCACGGCTTTATATGCGGTCCGGACGCCCTGTTCGAACGCATCAGCCAAATCTTCGGATGACAATGTTTGTTTTTTCTCCATACTTTTCGCAAAGCCGCGGAACAATTGTGACAGAATAACCCCTGAATTACCTCTTGCTCCCATCAGCAAACCTTTAGCGAAAGCATTAGCCACTTCCGAAATTGCCTCCGCCTCAACCTTTTTTACTTCATCCGCACCCGAGGTCATGGATAAATTCATATTTGTTCCAGTATCACCGTCCGGGACCGGAAATACATTTAATGCATCAATTTTTTTGGCGTTATTCGTTAAATGGTGTGCTCCAGAGAGTACCATTCGTGCAAATGTCTTGCCATCTAACGCTCGTACCATACCTGTTCCTCCTTCATTACCAAAAACCAACCTTTATGAACCTATTGCAAGAGGAAAAAGGTTAATCCCTGGCGACACGAACTCCTTGGATATAAATGTTAACGGAATCAATTGATAATCCTAATGATTGGTTTAATGTATATTTTACTTGTGATTGAACATTATGAGCAACAACTGATATTTTCGTGCCATAACTTACAATAATATACATATCAATATGAAGCCGATCTTCTTCCTGCCTGACAACGATCCCTTTGGAAAAGTTCTCTTTCCGAAGCATTTCAGCCAAGCCATCCTTAATCTGACTTTTGGATGCCATTCCCACTATACCGTAACACTCGACAGCTGCACCACCGGCAATTGTTGCTATTACCTCGTTCGTGATGGTAACATGGCCATCGTTCGTATTAAGTTCTATGGACATGATAATCCTCCTTTAATACCCGTATCATATCGATAGTTTACTACAATCGATTCATTTTTGAAAGCGTACCCTTGTCCAAATGACGCATTTAACAATGAATGAATTTTTTCTAATTGTCAAGCTTTCTTTCGGCACAAATTTAAGTTTGTATTGCAATGAAAGAGTACTTGTGATAAATTGAATAAGTATGAAAAGAAATGACACATGTAAACAGTAAGGAGGGATTTACATGTCTAGAAAATGTGTTGTAACTGGACGTCAAACTCGTAGTGGAAACAATCGTTCACACGCAATGAATGCCAATAAACGAAATTGGAAAGCTAATGTACAAAAAGTTCGTGTTATGGTAGACGGAAAACCTAAACGTGTTTATGTTTCTGCACGTGCCCTTAAATCAGGTAAAGTAGAACGCGCATAACATAAAGCTTAGCATCAGTTTGACTAGCAAAAAGGCACTCGTCATGCATAGAGTGTCTTTTTCTGCGTTTAGGAAATTATCTAAAAACGCCAGTGGATTACTTTGCTATTTGAATGAGCCCCATCCAGCTCAGCGGCGTATGCACTTTTCCTCTATATAAAATTTCCGGACAAAAAACTAGCTTCTGCCAACAAGATTGACAAAAGCTAATCTCACTCTCATTTATCTCTCTTAAAAACACCAATACAAGCTCGAACTATTCCGCCAATAAACTTTGGGAGTTTAATCGTATAAAATTTCAATGAGTCCCCTCCTCTGATAACAAACGCAGCTAACTTTTTTAATGCACATCATTAATGGCGTCATGACTCTTTATTACTAATAGTATGCCTGCCCTAAACGAAAAAGTACCATTTTTTAAAAGAAGCTTGTTTGATATGCAGCGTGTAGATCCCCATGAAATAGTCTCATTGGTAAGCGGATAATAAAAACCCTCTAATGATAAATCTTGAACCTCTTTGGTGAATGGGACAAATGAGACATAAGGATAGGTATCATCATTGGTAATGGTGTGACTGCCGGGTTTTTCCATATGAAGTTGATTGCTGGCATCAACAATGAAGGCAAGAATCTCTTTTTCCATGATTGTATATAATGTTTGGATATTAATCAGGAAATGATCAAGTCTGCCACCAGTTACGCCAAATAAATAAATAGTTTCCGGGTTTAGTGTATATGCCTTTTCGAGTGCCAGTTCCAGATCTGTCAAATCTTTTTCACTCGGATATTGCTCAAATACCCGTACCTGCCGTTTGACCAGTTGCCGTTCCACCTTTGTTAGTGAATCGAAATCCCCCACGGCAATGTCAGGTGTAATCCCATTAAGGAGTAAATGGTGTGCACCACGATCGGCCCCAATCCATTTATCTATTTTTCCGGTAAACAACGACAAATCCGGCAGCAGTTCCCAAGGGCCATTAGCAACAATTGCAACAGTCGTCATAGCTTACACCTGTTCCATGGTCGCATTCCGAATTGCTTCCATAGCCTGTCTGCGATCATTCTTGTTGAAAACAGCGCTACCTGCAACCAATACATTTGTACCCGCATCTGTACAACGCTTGGCAGTTTGTGAATTCACTCCTCCATCCACTTCAATTTCAAATGTTAAACCCAGCTCTTTTTTCCATAACGCAACTTGTTTTATTTTCTCAACCACACTGTCAATAAATGTTTGTCCACCAAAGCCAGGATTGACTGTCATCAATAATACCAAATCAATGTCTGTTAAAATACTCTTAATCATCTCTGCCGGTGTTGCCGGATTCAGTACGACACCTGCCTTTACCCCCTGATCCTTAATTAATTGAATCGTCCGGTGCAGATGCGTACATGCCTCCTGATGGACAGAAATGATCGATGCCCCTGCCTTGGCAAATTGTGGAATATACGTATCCGGATTTTCAATCATCAAATGAACATCCAATGGCAGGGATGTGACTGGCTTTATTGCCTCAACAATTAATGGCCCAATGGTTATATTCGGTACAAAATGGCCATCCATCACATCAACATGAAGATAATCTGCTCCTGCCTTTTCTACGTCCTGAATTTCCTCTCCAAGCTTTGCAAAATCAGCGGAAAGAATAGAAGGTGCCAGTTTCATCATCGTTTTAATACCTCGGCTTTCTTGAATTTATTTCTTCATAAAACTGTATATAGTGTTCATAACGGAATTTGGTTATGTCTCCATCGGCAACCGCCTGTTTGATGGCGCATTTTGGTTCTTTGTAATGCATACACCCCCGAAATTTGCAGTTCTCTTTCCGGCTGCGAAATTCCGGGAAACAGTCTGCCAGCTCATCAAGATCGATATCCTGAAAATCTAGTGAGCTAAACCCTGGTGTGTCGGCAACCAGCCCATCATAAACATCTAAAAGTTCCACATGCCTTGTCGTATGCTTTCCTCTCCCAAGACTTTTTGAAATATCTGCAGTCTTCAAAAGCAAGGAAGGGTTCAGGACATTGAGCAATGATGACTTGCCGACCCCCGATTGCCCGGCAAAAACAGTCACCCGTCCGGAAAAATACGTTTTTAATCGTTTTAATTCGGCTGGATCATTGATTGACAATAATTCAACCGGATAACCGATCTGCTTGTAGGCCATTTGATATTGCTCAATGTCCCGCCTTTGTTGATCACTGACTGCATCCATTTTCGTGATAAATAATACCGGCTGGATGCCTTTTGCCTCGATCAGCACAAGAAAACGGTCAAGTAGTAATGGGTTAAAATCTGGCATAATGGCGGAACTGACAATGATGGCTTGGTCAATATTTGCGATTGGCGGTCGGACAAGCTCATTTTCTCTTGGCTTGATGTCCTGAATGTAGCCCTCATCAGGATTATCTGCGGAAAATGAGACAAAGTCACCAACTAGTGGACTGATTTTTTTGTTGCGAAAAACCCCACGGCCTTTGCATTGGTAAATGCCATCTGATGTTTGCACATAATAAAATCCACTTAGTGCTTTAATAATTCGACCATTTGCCATTTATTCACCCTCTTCATAGGTAACAGTTTTATTAATCACGACTTCTTCATCTCTGACCACTTTATATTCAGCTTTATCATCAGGTGCGATCGTTAATGTAATCGTAAACTCTGTATCCTTTGAAATTGTTTCTTGTTCCGCGACTTCGGACATGGAATGATTCATATCATCTATATATATTTTTACCGTTTGCTCTTTTTTCTTATCCTGATCAACTTTTTGATCTTCATCATGTACCACATCCTGATCATCCCCGTCATCCTCATCTTCCTGATTATCCTGGTCGGCCTGATTTGCCTCGTCATCCTGATCGTCTTCACCATCTGATTCATCAGGGTTATAAGCAACGGTAAATGTTACTTTTTTGGAAACGGGCGGTTTTTCTTTTGGTCCGGTTGAAACATAAACATCAACCGTTGCCCCCTCTGCCAACTGTGTACCCGGTTCGGGATCCTGTTTGATGATCTCTCCTTCAGGCACGGAATCAGAATGTTCTTCTTTGACGTTCATCTTA is a window of Lentibacillus daqui DNA encoding:
- a CDS encoding DAK2 domain-containing protein — protein: MVRALDGKTFARMVLSGAHHLTNNAKKIDALNVFPVPDGDTGTNMNLSMTSGADEVKKVEAEAISEVANAFAKGLLMGARGNSGVILSQLFRGFAKSMEKKQTLSSEDLADAFEQGVRTAYKAVMKPVEGTILTVAKDAAEVALTESERTTDIVVLMEHVLKEAKASLIRTPELLPVLKEVGVVDSGGQGLVTIYEGFLAALKGEELPEEEVSESEMDEMVNAQHHKLAQDFMDTSDIKYGYCTEFMVKFDKKKTNKHPFNEETFRNELSEHGDSLLVVADDEIAKVHVHVEYPGYVLTIGQKYGSLINMKIENMREQHTAIVGEKQEKPASTKKAEFAIVTVAMGSGIEELFTSLGATVVIEGGQTMNPSTQDITDAIAKANAKNVLVLPNNKNIVMTAEQAAELAEDNVAVVPTKTIPQGIGAMLAFHPGEDILANKEFMEQAGQQVKSGQVTYAVRDTKIDGITIENGSFMGIADGEIKATDKDKSKTVKALLKEMITDDDEILTILQGEDVSDEEVTSLVNDLEAAYEDIEIEVHNGKQPIYSYILSVE
- a CDS encoding Asp23/Gls24 family envelope stress response protein produces the protein MSIELNTNDGHVTITNEVIATIAGGAAVECYGIVGMASKSQIKDGLAEMLRKENFSKGIVVRQEEDRLHIDMYIIVSYGTKISVVAHNVQSQVKYTLNQSLGLSIDSVNIYIQGVRVARD
- a CDS encoding LysR family transcriptional regulator — its product is MEIKDLLIFQSVARNGSISKAAEELSYVQSHVTARIKSLESHLQAQLFQRHSRGTTLTSDGKKLLAYTEKILFMLDKMEEAFQELDNPKGTLEIGTVETVVKLPMILSAFHKNYSNIDLSLKTGVTEDLIDQVLRYKLDGAFVTGFDIHPEIKQVEVFQEKLVLISVNEEVTFNDLKNKPLLVFKSGCSYRNRLESFLRNEGVINAKAKEFGTMETILGSVIAGLGISLVPHSSVSHLELIGAIQCHEIPSKYSQITTTFIHRADTYLTNAMEKFIETIHEFTNHVQHPMIKPVFNDLNFEQLFDQGSQKVR
- a CDS encoding GlcG/HbpS family heme-binding protein is translated as MGMVNLDLAKQLIDGAEKEAQKIGVNMVITILDEGGNLIAVHRMDDAWLASIDISQNKAWTSVALKMPTSNLAEATVPNAELYGINTTNNGRIVVFGGGYPLVQDGKVVGAVGVSGSSVEHDCQVAQAAVNVFDSLNVGAGR
- the spoVM gene encoding stage V sporulation protein SpoVM; protein product: MKFYTIKLPKFIGGIVRACIGVFKRDK
- the sdaAB gene encoding L-serine ammonia-lyase, iron-sulfur-dependent subunit beta — encoded protein: MKYNSVFDIIGPVMIGPSSSHTAGAARIGKAARNLFGAEPTWAKIHLYESFAKTYKGHGTDFALAGGLLGFDTDDPRMSKALDIAHEKNIKIEFIEDDAKAHHPNTARLIIGNDADKLELVGISIGGGKVEITELNGFELRLSGNHPAILIMHNDRFGAIASVTRILAKHEINIGHMEVNRKDVGKEALMVIEVDQNMEDWILQELENADHILQIAKIDS
- the fdhA gene encoding formaldehyde dehydrogenase, glutathione-independent, with amino-acid sequence MVTANRGVVYKQPGVVEVESIDFPELMLKDGPGVNPLNVGRKCEHGVILKVITTNICGSDQHMVRGRTTAPSGLILGHEITGEVVETGRDVEFIKKGDLVSVPFNIACGRCPSCRRQDTHICENVNPDRPGSAYGYVDMGGWVGGQSEYVMVPYADFQLLKFPDKDQAMEKILDLTMLSDIFPTGYHGAVSAGVKPGSSVYVAGAGPVGLAAAHSAQLLGAAAVIVGDMNEERLKQAESFGCETINLRVHDDIGEQIDQILGVPEVDCAIDAVGFEASGHGENAGEAPAAVLNSVMQITRAGGGLGIPGLYVTGDPGAEDADAKEGTLKIRFGLGWAKAHTFVTGQTPVMKYHRDLMKLILSDRAQIAKAVNATVISLDEAPEGYKKFDGGIARKFVIDPHGSLK
- a CDS encoding YkvI family membrane protein codes for the protein MQYFVAYGYMGITGAIAVFLLFMYVGTSFIVTGYKYRFPKPNDIYKYYCGKTIGKFFDYFSVLFIYLSFIVMIGGAGATVRQQFELPVSIGGIGLALLAGVTVVFGLNRIVDVIGKIGPTICVLAILLGISAIIMNPSGLSLANQIIPHLDLLQASSNWLFAAGSYVGFCMLWLAAFLSTMGATAVNKKTASLGAIFGALGFSAAIIVVSLGLMANIQQVEGSLVPSLILAENIHPSIAIIFSLIVLAAIYSTAVPLLWTVSSKIANEKSSKFKYVTLILAVIGTFVGLYVSFDRLVNIVYVINGYVGILLLALMIIKSINNVIEDKKIKNGRSLETKSNIR
- the rpmB gene encoding 50S ribosomal protein L28, whose amino-acid sequence is MSRKCVVTGRQTRSGNNRSHAMNANKRNWKANVQKVRVMVDGKPKRVYVSARALKSGKVERA
- the solA gene encoding N-methyl-L-tryptophan oxidase, which encodes MTKHYDVIVVGAGSMGMAAGYYLARQGVKVLLIDSFDPPHDQGSHAGDTRIIRHAYGEGREYVPLALRSQVLWDELEKKTHHKIFLQSGAMGFGVKGNAPFIDEAIASGKEYNLDVEHFTGAELNERFPGLYVPDDYAAFYEPNSGFLFSENCIQAYRELGKFHGAEFSVNDPVKDIKVYDDSVKVITGKGTFTADRLIISAGSWSGKLASKVGLDLPLVPTRQPVAWFEPNETLFHANEFPTFMVEVPNGNNRAIYYGFPTFGGCGVKVGRHEYVDAVDPDTMNREFGFKETDEGHIREFLDKFMPKASGALKKGVICMYTRTPDGHFIIDKHPEHSHISIAAGFSGHGFKFASVVGEILSQLAVSGKTDHDISIFRLNRPGLTKSTGAKKAGKSLVN